One Brachyspira pilosicoli P43/6/78 genomic window carries:
- a CDS encoding 5'-methylthioadenosine/adenosylhomocysteine nucleosidase — MFKKITKHILIITSIIILSLTMLNCKKTENIEPKRIAIIGAMDSEIANLKSMLENTEEIKIAGITYYKGKLHGKDVVLLKSGVGKVNAAVATTIAIEKFNIEKIIFTGVAGSGNPNYNIADIVISKNLIEHDFDTSDIDGDDITVLVEGYNDNYYPADEALIELAKSSAEKVITNSKVYVDTIATGDQFVGNNEKVKQIHDKFKAGAIEMEGASVAHTALMYKIPFVVIRSLSDKADSDAEVDYPKFVIQASDNSAKIVSEMINNMN; from the coding sequence ATGTTTAAAAAAATAACAAAACATATATTAATTATAACATCTATAATAATACTCTCTTTAACAATGCTAAATTGTAAAAAAACAGAAAATATAGAACCTAAAAGAATTGCAATAATAGGTGCTATGGACTCAGAAATCGCTAATCTTAAAAGCATGCTTGAAAATACAGAAGAAATAAAAATTGCAGGCATAACATACTATAAAGGTAAATTACATGGAAAAGATGTGGTATTATTAAAATCTGGTGTTGGTAAAGTTAATGCTGCTGTTGCTACAACTATAGCTATAGAAAAATTTAATATTGAAAAAATAATATTTACAGGTGTTGCAGGTTCTGGAAATCCTAATTACAACATAGCTGATATAGTAATTTCAAAAAACTTAATTGAACATGATTTTGATACAAGCGATATAGACGGAGACGATATTACTGTATTAGTTGAAGGATATAACGATAATTATTATCCGGCTGATGAAGCATTAATAGAGCTTGCAAAATCTTCAGCAGAAAAAGTGATAACAAATAGTAAAGTATATGTTGATACAATAGCTACTGGAGACCAATTTGTAGGCAATAATGAAAAAGTTAAACAAATACATGATAAATTCAAAGCTGGTGCTATAGAAATGGAAGGAGCTTCTGTCGCTCATACTGCTTTAATGTATAAAATACCTTTTGTTGTTATACGCTCATTATCTGATAAAGCTGACAGTGATGCAGAAGTGGATTATCCAAAGTTTGTTATACAGGCTTCTGATAATTCTGCTAAAATTGTCTCTGAAATGATAAACAATATGAATTAA
- the pta gene encoding phosphate acetyltransferase: MASFMDSLREKVKANPKSIVLAEGYDERHVKAAVILKKEGLAKDVILIGDKAKVEALARENSLVLGDSFARVFDPKTESKTENYIELLFKAREKKGMTRDQAKELIVYNSVYTGAAILADGGADGMVGGAVYATGEMLRAALFLIGLKPGIKTLSSTFFVESPDKALFDDGMACFADCAVIPDPTSEQLADIAESTADSFRKMTGKDPRVAFLSFSTKGSASHESVDKVIEAKKILDSRNVNFVYDGELQFDAAIVPKVGEQKAPNSKVKGNANVLIFPNLNAGNIGYKIAQRVGKCTAIGPMLQGIAKPANDLSRGCSAQDIADLVVLTSLQ; the protein is encoded by the coding sequence ATGGCATCATTTATGGATAGTTTAAGAGAAAAGGTTAAGGCTAATCCTAAAAGCATAGTTTTAGCAGAGGGGTATGATGAAAGACATGTTAAGGCTGCTGTCATACTAAAAAAAGAAGGTTTAGCAAAAGATGTTATCTTAATAGGAGACAAAGCTAAAGTAGAGGCTTTAGCAAGAGAAAATTCACTTGTATTAGGAGATAGTTTTGCTAGAGTATTCGACCCTAAAACAGAATCTAAAACAGAAAACTATATAGAATTATTATTTAAAGCTAGAGAGAAAAAAGGAATGACTAGAGACCAAGCTAAAGAGCTTATAGTTTATAATTCTGTATATACTGGTGCTGCTATTTTAGCTGACGGCGGAGCTGATGGTATGGTTGGAGGGGCAGTATATGCTACAGGTGAGATGCTTAGAGCTGCTTTATTTTTAATTGGATTAAAACCAGGAATTAAAACTTTATCTTCTACATTCTTTGTAGAGAGTCCTGATAAGGCTTTATTTGATGATGGTATGGCTTGTTTTGCTGATTGTGCTGTTATACCTGATCCTACTTCTGAACAGCTTGCTGATATTGCTGAGTCTACTGCTGATTCTTTTAGAAAAATGACTGGTAAAGACCCTAGAGTTGCATTCTTATCTTTCTCTACTAAAGGTTCTGCAAGTCATGAATCTGTTGATAAAGTGATAGAAGCTAAAAAAATATTAGATTCAAGAAATGTTAATTTTGTTTATGACGGTGAGCTTCAATTTGATGCTGCTATAGTTCCAAAAGTAGGAGAACAAAAAGCACCTAACTCTAAAGTTAAAGGTAATGCTAATGTACTTATATTCCCTAATTTGAATGCTGGTAATATTGGTTATAAAATTGCTCAGAGAGTTGGTAAATGTACTGCTATTGGTCCTATGCTTCAAGGTATTGCTAAACCTGCTAATGACCTTTCAAGAGGCTGTTCTGCTCAAGATATTGCTGACTTAGTAGTTTTAACTTCTTTGCAATAA
- a CDS encoding GldG family protein: MTKRKDRIITFIFVLVIIVLINAIVNQFTPFIDLTKDKVYSLSSGSKSLVKSLKEPLSVKFFLTPNLPPPFSTYEKYIKDLFAEYKSAAGKNISFEIIDASTNTTMANQYGITSTQINVLEKDQTSSKIAYMGLAFIYGDSIESIPFVRSTEGLEYNIDTIIRKLIDKNDKLSRLENNLNVYYISSPEVYELLPIGAIELIPDSIMQAVTEANKNLMNKVVFTHVDMSSKNQENEDIIKKLNIKKLEWQDIKDNDGAIIVPKGSGYFSLVLENGDDVLELSTSSILYGDFAGITDEISKGIDSMLGLKANIGYIEGHNEPNTIDIPVQYGGNPNDAYISASRYASEIEANYNFQPLNLDTQDIPSTMDALVVLGSLTPFSDAELYKLDQFIMSGKPVLFMLNGAHIDENDPNAQMYGPRLTPVTNRLNEILPSYGLSIATNMIFDDNAYRAQLQEGMPEQKLYYIPLIMPENINSKADITKSINLMLAPLSSEILISSNDAKITPLFYSSDKSWVETNELTSSMNGMPKDSNLLSKRLIAAISQGSMTSAFDGKDIPINSTNINIANVNRLNSTTSGRVIVVGSPDMARNSGFDANKIFLMNMIDYMVGDTALMDIRRKGAIFNPPYQVPESIKMAVRFINIVIVPLIVILFGVMLWRRDKNRRKKIFEKFNNGEEN; this comes from the coding sequence ATGACTAAAAGAAAAGATAGAATAATAACTTTTATTTTTGTACTTGTGATTATTGTTTTAATAAATGCTATAGTTAATCAATTTACGCCTTTTATAGATTTAACTAAAGATAAAGTTTATTCTTTAAGCAGCGGAAGTAAATCTTTAGTTAAGAGTTTAAAAGAGCCTTTAAGCGTGAAGTTTTTTTTAACACCCAATTTACCGCCTCCTTTTTCAACATACGAAAAATATATAAAAGATTTATTTGCAGAATATAAATCAGCAGCAGGAAAAAATATAAGCTTTGAAATAATAGACGCCTCTACAAATACAACAATGGCTAATCAATACGGAATTACTTCTACTCAAATAAATGTATTAGAAAAAGACCAAACAAGCAGTAAAATAGCATATATGGGCTTAGCTTTTATATATGGTGATTCTATAGAGTCTATACCTTTTGTAAGGTCTACCGAAGGTTTAGAATATAATATTGATACAATTATAAGAAAGTTAATTGATAAAAATGATAAATTAAGCAGATTAGAAAATAATTTAAATGTTTATTATATATCTTCTCCGGAAGTTTATGAGCTTTTACCTATAGGAGCAATAGAGTTAATACCAGACAGTATAATGCAGGCTGTAACAGAAGCTAATAAAAACTTAATGAATAAAGTAGTATTTACTCATGTTGATATGTCTAGTAAGAATCAGGAAAATGAAGATATAATAAAAAAACTTAATATTAAAAAATTAGAATGGCAGGATATAAAAGATAATGACGGTGCTATTATAGTTCCAAAAGGAAGCGGATATTTTTCTTTAGTTTTAGAAAATGGTGATGATGTATTAGAGCTTTCTACTTCTTCAATATTATACGGAGATTTTGCAGGCATCACAGATGAGATTTCTAAAGGCATAGACAGCATGCTTGGATTAAAGGCTAATATTGGTTATATAGAAGGACATAATGAACCTAATACTATAGATATACCAGTTCAATATGGTGGAAATCCTAATGATGCTTATATTAGTGCTAGCAGATATGCATCAGAGATTGAAGCTAATTATAATTTTCAGCCTCTAAATTTAGATACACAAGACATTCCTTCTACAATGGACGCTTTAGTAGTTTTAGGAAGTTTAACTCCTTTTAGTGATGCTGAATTATATAAGTTAGACCAATTTATAATGAGCGGTAAGCCTGTATTATTTATGCTTAATGGAGCTCATATAGATGAAAATGACCCTAATGCACAAATGTACGGACCTCGTTTAACTCCTGTTACTAATAGATTAAATGAAATACTTCCAAGTTATGGACTTTCTATAGCTACAAATATGATATTTGATGATAATGCTTATAGAGCACAATTACAAGAGGGTATGCCTGAGCAGAAATTATATTATATACCTCTTATAATGCCTGAAAATATTAATTCAAAAGCTGATATAACAAAGAGTATTAATTTAATGCTTGCTCCTTTATCTAGTGAAATATTAATTAGCAGTAATGATGCTAAAATTACACCATTATTTTATTCTAGCGATAAGAGTTGGGTAGAAACTAATGAATTAACTTCGTCTATGAATGGCATGCCAAAAGACAGTAATTTACTTTCTAAAAGACTTATAGCAGCAATTTCTCAAGGAAGTATGACTAGTGCTTTTGATGGTAAAGATATTCCTATTAACTCTACAAATATAAATATAGCAAATGTTAATAGATTAAACTCCACAACAAGCGGAAGGGTTATAGTTGTTGGTTCGCCTGATATGGCTAGAAATAGCGGTTTTGATGCTAATAAAATTTTCTTAATGAATATGATTGATTATATGGTGGGGGACACTGCTCTTATGGATATAAGAAGAAAAGGTGCTATATTTAACCCGCCTTATCAAGTACCAGAAAGCATAAAGATGGCTGTGAGATTTATTAATATAGTAATTGTTCCTTTGATTGTTATATTATTTGGTGTAATGTTGTGGCGTAGAGATAAAAACAGAAGAAAGAAAATATTTGAGAAATTTAATAATGGCGAAGAAAACTAA
- a CDS encoding 5'-methylthioadenosine/adenosylhomocysteine nucleosidase yields the protein MSEIKRIAIIGAMDCEIDNFKNMIENIEEIEIANITYYIGTLCGKNIVLLKSGIGKVNAAIATTIAIEKFNAEKIIFTGVAGSGNPDYDISDIVISKDLIEHDFDTSALDGDELTVLVKGYDKNYYPADKSLIELAKASAQKVITDNKVYIDTIATGDQFVGDNNKVKQIHNKFKAGAIEMEGASVAHAALMFKVPFVVIRSLSDKADSDAVVDFPKFVAKAAENSKKIVIEMLNNI from the coding sequence ATGTCTGAAATAAAAAGAATCGCAATAATCGGTGCTATGGACTGTGAGATTGATAATTTTAAAAACATGATTGAAAATATAGAAGAAATTGAAATAGCTAATATTACTTATTATATAGGAACTTTATGTGGTAAAAATATAGTGCTTTTAAAATCTGGTATAGGTAAAGTTAATGCTGCTATTGCCACAACTATTGCTATAGAAAAATTCAATGCAGAAAAAATAATATTTACAGGTGTTGCTGGATCTGGAAACCCTGATTATGATATATCTGATATAGTTATTTCAAAAGATTTAATAGAACATGATTTTGATACAAGTGCATTAGATGGAGATGAACTTACTGTATTAGTTAAAGGCTATGATAAAAACTACTACCCTGCTGATAAATCTTTAATAGAACTAGCAAAAGCTTCAGCTCAAAAAGTTATAACAGACAATAAAGTTTATATTGATACTATTGCTACAGGCGACCAATTTGTAGGAGATAATAATAAAGTAAAACAAATACATAATAAATTCAAAGCTGGTGCTATAGAAATGGAAGGAGCTTCAGTTGCACATGCTGCTTTGATGTTTAAGGTTCCTTTTGTTGTAATACGTTCATTGTCTGATAAAGCTGATAGTGATGCTGTAGTAGATTTTCCAAAATTCGTAGCAAAAGCAGCAGAAAACTCAAAAAAAATAGTAATAGAAATGCTAAATAATATTTGA
- a CDS encoding FAD-binding protein, with product MDIYKQTDVLIVGAGIAGLIAAERAVNIFKNLCIVTTGKICTGASYFPLKATLGIQATKDKNDYDKYYEDIINMGKGVENPELIKTYIYNIKKDIYLLKRIGFKPWLRKDSRAACFAKYSRDVFLINNWNDARKRAKKVFRKNKRLKIFEESTLLKIMKDGDKVVGAVFQNKDKFFFIKSKVIILATGGVAGNYKNSLYPKNINGVGNVVALDAGAVAQNMEFIQFIPAYLKPKYNVLFGEHTLKYCIGMYDLKNQLLLDGIQNEETKRLWIERSTYAPFSNDFESREIDLKISSEGVKLKYSEDLYKDKEEFYTVYLNWLKKEIGIDLLKDETVITHFAHSCNGGIKIDSNAFTGVKGLYAIGELSSAIEGANRLGGNSVGGALVFGNNAVKNAFEYIKNTNFDDSNNIKLNNIEKEFNDWVNEISKDDKENNFTRNEVLIKIRNLVSENLSVVRSKEKIELLLNELNNIRSNYSIKENIKNGSIEIYLIIESIKIMALSMLEREESRGAHYREDFKYSDDKVYKLQVKRENNKIIINKIYN from the coding sequence ATGGATATATATAAACAAACAGATGTGTTAATTGTTGGTGCTGGAATAGCGGGACTTATTGCTGCAGAAAGAGCTGTTAATATTTTTAAAAATTTATGTATTGTAACTACTGGAAAAATTTGCACAGGTGCTTCATATTTTCCATTGAAGGCCACTTTAGGAATACAGGCTACAAAAGATAAAAATGATTATGATAAATATTATGAAGATATAATTAATATGGGAAAGGGAGTTGAAAATCCTGAGTTAATAAAAACTTATATATACAATATTAAAAAAGATATTTATTTATTAAAAAGAATAGGATTTAAACCTTGGCTTAGAAAAGATTCAAGAGCTGCATGTTTTGCAAAATATTCAAGAGATGTTTTTTTGATTAATAATTGGAATGATGCAAGAAAAAGAGCAAAAAAGGTATTTAGAAAAAATAAAAGATTAAAAATATTTGAAGAAAGCACTTTATTAAAAATAATGAAAGATGGTGATAAAGTTGTAGGAGCGGTGTTTCAAAATAAAGACAAATTCTTTTTTATAAAATCAAAGGTGATAATATTAGCTACGGGAGGAGTTGCTGGAAATTATAAAAATAGTTTATATCCAAAAAATATTAATGGAGTAGGTAATGTTGTTGCGTTAGATGCTGGGGCAGTTGCTCAAAATATGGAGTTTATACAATTTATACCGGCATATTTAAAGCCAAAATATAATGTATTGTTTGGAGAGCATACATTAAAATATTGTATAGGTATGTATGATTTAAAAAATCAATTACTTTTAGATGGTATACAAAACGAAGAAACTAAAAGATTATGGATAGAGAGGAGTACTTATGCTCCTTTTAGTAATGATTTTGAAAGCAGAGAAATAGATTTAAAAATATCTTCTGAAGGCGTTAAATTAAAATATTCAGAAGATTTATACAAAGATAAAGAGGAGTTTTACACTGTATATTTAAATTGGCTTAAAAAAGAAATAGGAATAGATTTATTGAAAGATGAAACTGTTATTACTCATTTTGCTCATAGCTGTAACGGCGGAATAAAAATAGACAGCAATGCATTTACAGGTGTTAAAGGGCTTTATGCTATAGGTGAGTTATCGTCTGCTATAGAGGGAGCTAATAGGCTTGGAGGTAATTCTGTTGGAGGGGCTTTAGTATTTGGAAATAATGCTGTTAAAAATGCTTTTGAATATATTAAAAATACAAACTTTGATGATTCTAATAATATAAAATTAAATAATATAGAAAAAGAATTTAATGATTGGGTTAATGAGATTTCAAAAGATGATAAAGAGAATAATTTTACAAGAAATGAAGTTTTAATAAAAATAAGAAATTTAGTAAGCGAGAATCTATCTGTTGTAAGAAGCAAAGAAAAAATAGAATTGCTTCTTAATGAACTTAATAATATAAGAAGTAATTATAGTATAAAAGAAAATATAAAAAATGGTTCTATAGAAATTTATTTGATTATTGAAAGCATAAAAATAATGGCTTTAAGTATGCTTGAGAGAGAAGAAAGCAGGGGTGCTCACTATAGAGAAGATTTTAAATACTCAGATGATAAAGTATATAAACTTCAGGTAAAACGAGAAAACAATAAAATTATAATAAATAAAATATATAATTAA
- a CDS encoding S-methyl-5-thioribose-1-phosphate isomerase, with protein sequence MERKDYDLPFLLRYENVAWYENKKVRILDRRIYPTEISFVECYNYREVAEAIYNMVTQSAGPYTACAMGMALAASEVEKKTEKEQIEFLTEASNVLANSRPTTANRYKIITESALEAAKKALKEGKSPVEAIFNNAIESLNRRYSIMEEVGTYLIKLVENNSSILTQCFGETIVAMMCRAAKKENKTFKAYCLETRPYFQGARLTSSCFYESGIDVTVITDNMAAYVMQKGAINIFTSAADTITRDGYIANKIGTLQAAILADKFEIPYYVTGIPDKDKNKGSDIVIEERDPELVLSYRGIPNTLKGVKGIYPSFDVTPPKLISAVVTDKGIYSPYNLEEYFETETRDFY encoded by the coding sequence ATGGAAAGAAAAGATTATGATTTACCTTTTTTGTTGAGATACGAAAATGTTGCTTGGTATGAAAACAAAAAAGTAAGAATATTAGATAGAAGAATATACCCTACAGAAATTAGTTTTGTTGAATGTTATAATTACAGAGAAGTTGCTGAGGCTATATACAACATGGTTACTCAAAGTGCTGGTCCTTATACGGCTTGTGCTATGGGTATGGCTTTGGCTGCAAGTGAAGTTGAAAAGAAAACCGAAAAAGAACAAATCGAGTTTTTAACAGAAGCTTCTAATGTACTTGCAAACTCTAGACCTACAACTGCAAACAGATATAAAATTATAACAGAATCTGCATTAGAAGCTGCTAAAAAAGCATTAAAAGAAGGTAAAAGCCCAGTAGAAGCTATTTTTAATAATGCAATAGAATCTCTAAACAGAAGATATTCTATTATGGAAGAAGTTGGAACATACTTAATAAAACTTGTAGAAAACAATTCTTCTATATTAACTCAATGTTTTGGAGAGACTATAGTAGCAATGATGTGCAGGGCTGCTAAAAAAGAAAATAAAACTTTTAAAGCATATTGTTTAGAGACTCGTCCATACTTTCAAGGGGCAAGGCTTACTTCTTCTTGTTTTTATGAAAGCGGTATAGATGTAACAGTTATTACAGATAATATGGCAGCGTATGTTATGCAAAAAGGTGCTATAAATATATTTACTTCGGCTGCTGACACCATCACAAGAGACGGATATATTGCAAACAAAATAGGAACTCTTCAAGCTGCAATATTGGCAGACAAATTTGAAATTCCTTATTATGTTACAGGAATACCAGACAAAGACAAAAACAAAGGCTCTGATATAGTGATAGAAGAGAGAGATCCAGAACTTGTTTTATCATACAGAGGAATACCTAATACATTAAAAGGAGTTAAAGGAATATACCCTTCTTTTGATGTTACTCCTCCAAAACTAATAAGTGCCGTTGTTACAGATAAAGGAATATATTCTCCATACAACTTAGAAGAATATTTTGAAACAGAGACTAGAGATTTCTATTGA
- the ptsP gene encoding phosphoenolpyruvate--protein phosphotransferase: MPDKRTILKGNGIGDYVSIGDSFLYLNSLITPMYNIEKEDVEEEYIRLDKAIEQSKNQIEYLINNVDNKLKNILSMHILLIQDPVIIKQVKDEVKEKLLNVEYVYDSVITEYFDRISAFNNQMLSERASDIIDIKGRVIRNLLNPSKESTFSIPKDCIVISKTLTPSDVLKFNSIGVGGFIVEGGGYTSHAAILAKSFGIPTIFNVENITNRAKNDRKIIIDCRSDIVILNPNEKDTHNYTLLSENLKKYKEQSIKDAKEKALTKDNVEIKINANIDIPEEMESVIKYGIDSIGLYRTEFLYIYSDDGNTCALPTEERQFNVYKKIASSANGKVIIRTLDIGGDKMAPSLGVINIKEDNPFLGWRAIRFCLSNKRIFKNQIRALLRASVYGNIEIMIPMISTLEEFLEAKKFINETKEELKKENIAYNDNIKIGALIETPSAAIIIDLLIEETDFISIGSNDLIQYVLACDRTNEKLTYLYNPIDISVLRILKQIIKTANDNNKLVTLCGEMGGVPKYTPILLGLGIRELSMSVTSIAEVKNIIRSVSIEECEKLVDSMLKNKNNDFSKSILESFIKKLKTQKV, translated from the coding sequence ATGCCTGATAAAAGAACTATACTAAAAGGAAACGGTATTGGCGATTATGTATCTATAGGAGATTCATTCCTATATCTTAATTCATTAATAACCCCAATGTATAATATAGAAAAAGAAGATGTTGAAGAAGAATATATAAGATTAGATAAAGCAATAGAACAATCAAAAAATCAAATAGAATATTTAATAAATAATGTAGATAATAAGTTAAAAAATATATTATCTATGCATATTTTGCTTATACAAGACCCTGTAATAATAAAACAGGTAAAAGATGAAGTAAAAGAAAAATTATTAAATGTTGAATATGTATATGATAGTGTGATAACAGAATATTTTGATAGAATATCTGCTTTTAATAATCAAATGCTTTCAGAGAGAGCTAGCGATATAATAGACATAAAGGGACGAGTAATAAGAAATTTACTTAATCCAAGTAAAGAAAGCACTTTTTCTATACCAAAAGATTGTATAGTAATATCTAAAACACTAACACCAAGCGATGTATTAAAGTTTAACAGCATAGGTGTTGGAGGATTTATAGTTGAAGGAGGAGGATATACTTCTCATGCTGCTATACTTGCAAAATCTTTTGGAATACCTACTATTTTTAATGTAGAAAATATTACTAACAGAGCTAAAAACGATAGAAAAATTATAATAGATTGCAGAAGTGATATTGTAATATTAAATCCAAATGAGAAAGATACTCATAATTATACTTTATTATCTGAAAATCTAAAAAAATATAAAGAGCAATCTATTAAAGATGCCAAAGAAAAAGCTCTAACAAAAGATAATGTAGAAATAAAAATAAATGCCAATATAGATATACCAGAAGAAATGGAAAGCGTTATAAAATATGGTATAGATTCTATAGGTCTTTATAGAACAGAGTTTTTATATATCTACTCTGATGACGGCAACACTTGTGCTTTACCAACAGAAGAGAGACAATTTAATGTATACAAAAAAATAGCTTCATCTGCAAATGGTAAAGTGATAATAAGAACATTAGATATTGGCGGAGATAAAATGGCTCCTTCTCTTGGAGTTATTAATATAAAAGAAGATAATCCATTTTTAGGCTGGCGTGCTATAAGATTTTGTTTATCAAATAAGAGAATATTTAAAAATCAAATAAGGGCATTATTGAGAGCTTCTGTATATGGAAACATAGAAATAATGATACCTATGATAAGCACTTTAGAAGAGTTTTTAGAGGCTAAAAAATTCATTAATGAAACAAAAGAAGAATTAAAAAAAGAAAATATAGCATATAATGATAATATAAAAATAGGAGCCTTAATAGAAACACCTTCCGCAGCAATTATTATAGACTTACTAATAGAAGAAACTGACTTTATTTCCATAGGTTCTAATGACTTAATACAATATGTATTGGCATGCGATAGAACAAATGAAAAATTAACTTATCTTTACAACCCTATTGATATATCTGTTTTAAGAATATTAAAGCAGATTATAAAAACAGCAAATGATAATAATAAACTTGTAACTTTATGCGGAGAGATGGGAGGTGTTCCAAAGTATACTCCTATTCTGCTTGGTCTTGGTATTAGAGAATTATCTATGTCTGTAACTTCTATAGCGGAAGTAAAAAATATAATAAGGTCTGTATCTATAGAAGAGTGCGAAAAATTAGTTGATAGCATGCTTAAAAATAAGAACAATGATTTTTCTAAATCAATTTTAGAAAGTTTTATAAAGAAACTAAAAACTCAAAAGGTATAA
- a CDS encoding YggS family pyridoxal phosphate-dependent enzyme, which yields MDRDSIKNKYDSIIENINSLKDKYNINYNIDVVAVSKYSSIETIKEFLSLNINLPLGESKAQSLRDRAEELNKNYNNIIWHFIGRIQSNKVKYIVKYADLIQSVDSIEIAEYINKEAIKNNKVQDILLQFNISNEEQKGGFNLSDYNMVYDKIKNLPNVNIKGLMGISLKVDNDFEIEKEFESLNEVFIKLKDENISILSMGMTNDYHLAIKHGANMIRIGSGFLGYS from the coding sequence ATGGATAGAGATAGTATTAAAAATAAATATGATTCTATAATAGAAAATATAAATTCACTTAAAGATAAATATAATATAAATTATAATATAGATGTTGTAGCCGTTAGTAAATATTCTTCAATAGAAACTATAAAAGAGTTTTTGTCTTTGAATATCAATTTACCATTAGGAGAATCTAAGGCACAGAGTTTAAGGGATAGGGCAGAGGAGCTTAACAAAAATTATAATAATATAATTTGGCACTTTATAGGAAGAATACAATCAAACAAAGTAAAATATATAGTAAAATATGCTGATTTAATACAAAGTGTTGACAGTATTGAAATTGCTGAATATATAAACAAAGAAGCTATAAAAAACAACAAAGTTCAAGATATATTGCTGCAATTTAATATAAGCAATGAAGAGCAAAAAGGCGGATTTAATTTATCTGATTATAATATGGTATATGATAAAATAAAAAACTTACCAAATGTTAATATAAAAGGACTTATGGGAATATCATTAAAAGTTGATAATGATTTTGAGATAGAAAAAGAGTTTGAATCTTTAAATGAAGTTTTTATAAAGTTGAAAGATGAAAACATTTCAATACTTTCAATGGGCATGACCAACGATTATCATTTAGCTATAAAGCATGGTGCTAATATGATTAGAATAGGAAGCGGTTTTTTAGGATACTCTTAA
- a CDS encoding RluA family pseudouridine synthase, translating into MNNLEQITNFINPLYEDNHIIVAVKPPNIPTQADNTGDTSFFENIKDYIKLKYNKQGNVFLGLVHRLDRPVSGVMVFAKTSKAASRLSEAIRNRNFQKTYYCVVKGILLEKENTLENYLIKKTNKLGNIAMVVFENTKNAKKAILHYKVLKEDNIKNLSLLKIELETGRFHQIRVQLSNLGHAIYGDRKYGSYIKYDRDDVPLALFSKSIKFPHPTKNEEIFIEANLPDYNPWNIFNN; encoded by the coding sequence ATGAACAACTTAGAACAAATTACAAACTTTATAAATCCACTATACGAAGACAATCATATTATAGTAGCTGTAAAACCGCCTAACATTCCAACTCAAGCAGATAATACAGGCGATACATCTTTCTTTGAAAATATAAAAGACTACATCAAATTGAAATACAATAAACAAGGTAATGTTTTTTTGGGTTTAGTGCATAGACTCGATAGACCTGTATCTGGTGTTATGGTATTTGCTAAAACATCTAAAGCAGCATCAAGATTAAGCGAAGCTATAAGAAACAGAAACTTTCAAAAGACTTATTACTGCGTAGTAAAAGGGATATTATTAGAAAAAGAAAATACTCTAGAAAATTATCTCATAAAAAAAACAAACAAACTTGGAAACATTGCTATGGTTGTTTTTGAAAATACTAAGAATGCTAAAAAAGCTATTCTTCATTATAAAGTATTAAAAGAGGATAATATTAAAAATTTAAGTCTTTTAAAAATAGAACTTGAGACAGGAAGATTTCATCAAATAAGGGTACAGCTTTCAAATCTTGGGCATGCTATATATGGCGACAGAAAATATGGTTCATACATAAAATATGACAGAGATGATGTGCCTTTAGCTTTGTTTTCCAAAAGCATTAAATTCCCTCACCCTACAAAAAACGAAGAAATATTTATTGAAGCTAATTTGCCAGATTATAACCCTTGGAATATTTTTAATAATTAA